The Microterricola viridarii nucleotide sequence TGGTCGAGTTCGGGCATTGGCGTCTCCTCGGTTCGGCGCGGTTCTTCTGCGCGGTTGTTCGGCGCAATTGTTCAGCGCTGTTCAGCGCAGTTGTTGAGCGCAATTGTTCAGCGCGGTGTCTCAGTGTGGTTCCTGCGGGCGGAGGCGTGAGCGTGGCCCGTACTCCTCAGGCTAACGCTGCGGCTAGCGCGCGTCGGCTTCGGCCGCGGCGATCTCCGCGTCGTCCCGCTCCTCGTCGCCGCGCCGCGGGTTGGTCTCCAGCAGCTCGGGCAGGTCGCCGGGCAGGCGGTTCGGCATCCGCCCCGCCGGCACGATCGCGAGCAGCGCGATGCCGGCCAGGCCGAGCAGCGAGATCTGCAGAGCGCGCAGGCGCGCCTCGGCGTTGATCTCGAACGCGGCATCCGCCTGGACCTGGTCCGCGGTCGTCGCATCGAGCACAACGGCCAGCTGCTCGTTGGTGAGGAAGTTGACGTTGTTCATGTCGACCTGCTCGATTAGCGAGGAGGGGATCTCCGGGTGGTCGTCGGCGGCGGTCTGGATGAGCGTGCCGAGCAGGGTCACGGCGAAGACGCTCGCGACGGCGATGCCGACGGAGCCGGACATGTTGTGCACGAGACCGCGCCAGGCGCCGACGTCGCCGGCGAGGCGCTTGGGGGCGGCGGAGAGCAGCGTGTTGAAGACGAGGGCGACGATCGAGCCCTGGCCAAGGCCGAGCGTGATGAGGCCGATCACCACGAACGCCTGGCCCCAGCCGTACTGGATGGTGAAGGCGAGCAGGATCAGTCCGAAGGCCACGACGACGAAGCCGGCGCGGGCGATCTGCCGCGGCGGGAAGCGCTTGTACAGGCTGGCGACGAAGGTGCTGGCCAGGAAGATGGACAGCGTGTAGGGGATGATCGCGAGCGAGGTCTCGAAGCTGGTGCGGCCCTGCACCACCTGCAGGTACAGCGGGATGAGGAAGTTCGCGGCGGTGCCGACGAAGAGCATCATCGCCATGCAGGCGGTGATCGCCTTCTCCTTGCTGCTCTTCAGCACGGCCAGGTCGAAGATGCGCGGCTTGCCGGCCTTCTGCTGCTTGCGGATCCAGGAGAAGAACAGCTGGCCGACGATGATGCCGGCCACGATCAGGACCGGGGCCGGCGAGACCCCGAGAATGTTGAACGGCGCGTCATCCGTCGCCAGAACGGCGCCCCAGCTGGCCAGGCCGCTGAAGCCGAAGCTGAGCAGGATCACCGACACGGCGGCGTAGAGCGCGCCCACCCAGTCGATGAGCAGGTCCTTCTGCGGCTCGATCCTCTTCAGCCGGAAGCTGAGGGCGAGGTTGATGACGGCGAGGCCGACGATGAGCGCGAACGACCAGCGCCAGCCGATCGTCGACGCGAAGGCGCCGGCGATGAGCAGCGCGAGCACGCCGGCCGCCGGGATGGCGGCGGCGAGCAGGCCGATCGAGCGGGCCTGCTGCTCGCCCTTGAAGTTGCTGGCGATGAACACGGTGAGGGCGGGCGCGATCAGGGCGATCACGGCACCGGATGCCGCCTGCGCCACGAACAGCA carries:
- a CDS encoding MFS transporter, yielding MSTKSSAAVNVAAKASWLPLIVVVLTQIQASFAVNALTVSMAGITSDLDTPATSVGTAITAGTFAMAAFILLGAKIGARFGTRLVFQIAVVIHGLAMAVVALAQTPAMLFVAQAASGAVIALIAPALTVFIASNFKGEQQARSIGLLAAAIPAAGVLALLIAGAFASTIGWRWSFALIVGLAVINLALSFRLKRIEPQKDLLIDWVGALYAAVSVILLSFGFSGLASWGAVLATDDAPFNILGVSPAPVLIVAGIIVGQLFFSWIRKQQKAGKPRIFDLAVLKSSKEKAITACMAMMLFVGTAANFLIPLYLQVVQGRTSFETSLAIIPYTLSIFLASTFVASLYKRFPPRQIARAGFVVVAFGLILLAFTIQYGWGQAFVVIGLITLGLGQGSIVALVFNTLLSAAPKRLAGDVGAWRGLVHNMSGSVGIAVASVFAVTLLGTLIQTAADDHPEIPSSLIEQVDMNNVNFLTNEQLAVVLDATTADQVQADAAFEINAEARLRALQISLLGLAGIALLAIVPAGRMPNRLPGDLPELLETNPRRGDEERDDAEIAAAEADAR